Genomic DNA from Desulfurivibrio alkaliphilus AHT 2:
GCCGCTCTTGATGTTGACATAATAGCGGGCCCCGCTGCGGCGCATCACCATATGGTAGTTACCCGGGGCGAGCAGGGCGGTACCAGGCACCACCGCATCACCGTCTTCGGCCTCCTTGACCCTGATCTGGCAGAGGCTGTCCAACCGTTCGGCAAAGCTGGTGGTAAATTTGGCCGGCATATGCTGAACAATCATGATACCTGGGGAGTTGGGGGGAAACTGGGTCAGGACCTCTTTGAGCGCTTCGGTACCACCGGTGGAGGCGCCAATGGCAATAAGCTTATTGGTGGTGCGGGTGAGGGAAAGCTTGGGGGCCACACTGCGGGGCTGGGTAATCACCCGGCGCCGCTGGCTGACGTCAACCTGGGCGGCGGCCCGAATTTTCTCGGCCAACTGGGCGCTCATGTCGCCCACCGAATAGGCCTCGCCCGGCTTGCTGATTACCTCCACCGCCCCGATTTCCATGGCCTCCAGGGCCAGGCTACCGCCCTCCCTGGTCAGCGAACTGACGATGATCACCGGCAGTGGCAGATAACGCATCAGTTTGCGCAAGAAGGTGATCCCGTCCATCCGCGGCATTTCGATGTCCAGGGTGATCACGTCGGGCTTAAGTTCGACGATCTTGTCCCTGGCCACGTAAGGGTCGGGAGCGGTGGCCACCACCTCGATATCTTTTTCGCGCGACAGTTCCTCGGTAAAAACTTTGCGCACCACGGCGGAATCATCCACCACCAGCACTCTAATCTTACGCATAGTCACGCCGCATCATCGGTTCTGATTGCATGTCTTAAAAGGGGCAGTTTTTCGAGGCTGCCCGGTGAATGTACGTCCGGCCATTTTTAAACTGGCAGTTATCACTTGCTGAACACGACCCACAATGAGCCGAAGTCGGTATTAAAAAGCAGCACCCCGGGTTGCTCAAGCAACTCTCGCACGGAAAATTCATCCAGCAGATGAGCCTCCGGGATGTGCAGCCTGGCCTCGCCGCCCGGGTCAACCCGGCCCAGCAGACTGCCCACCGCCATATTGGCGGTTTCCTTGGCCGTATCCAGCATCTGCGCCTCACTGACCTCGCCTTCGTCGACCCCGAGAAAGTTCATGGTAATATTGCGCGCCAGGCGCCGGGGCAGACAGAGGGTAAAACTCCCTGATTCAGGGCCGTGATAGGCGATATTGGCCTGGATGTAATCATCATCGCCACTGAACGCCGCAGCGCCAGGCAACTCATCGATGGGCTCAAGGAAGGTAAAAAACATGGTTTCGAAAACCTCGCTGAAGGTATCGTAGATCATTTGCCGGAATTGCTCATCCATGGGAAGATCCTTTGGCTTGGGTTAAGGCGGTTTTAAAAATCCATCCCATCATCGTCGGCGGCCGGCTGAGAGGGTGTCTCAATCTTGTGCTGAAAGGCCTTTTCCAGCACATCATACAAAATGCTTTTGATGGTCTCGGGCTGAAAGGGTTTTTTAACATAACCGTCCACCCCCAACTGCCTGGCTTCGTCCATGCGGGCAGCGCTGGACTCGGTGGTGATGAAGACCACCGGAATATGCCGGAATTCCTCGTGCTGCTTCACCGTCGAAAGCAACTCCATCCCGCCCATAACCGGCATGTTGATATCGGAGAGAATCACATCGACCCACTTGTTTTCCAGAATTTCCATGGCCTCTTTGCCGTGTGCCGCATCAAAAAACTCGCCCACCGGCACCCCGGCCATTTCCACGGTTTTCTTGATCACCACCCGCATGGTCGCAGAATCATCCGCCACCAGAATGTTAAATGCCATTATCTTTTCCTTTTACCACGGGTTGTTCTCAACAGCTTCCGGCCGCCCGGAAACCATTTGGCCACTGCGCGCCCCCTGCAACACGCAATGCCGGCACTGCACCGGGCCGCCCCCAAAAGACGGACCGATTAAAAAATCCAGAACCGCCGGCCGAATCGCTATAGCCGCAGCAACTCCTCAGCCTGCTCCAGTTCCTCCAGCAGGCTGACCATGGCCAAATCCAAGTGCGGCTGGCTGATGCCAAAACGGCGCAGGCCTTCGCCCTTGAGCCTGGTGGCCAGGCCGTCGGCCCCCACGCCAATGCCGGCGGAAATCACCAGGGCATTGCTCAGTGCCACCAGGGCGGTCAAAGGTTCTCCAGCCAAGGCCTCGGGGTCGTGATGCAGCTGTACTGCTCTTTGCATCTCATCGGGAAAATCCCAGCGCTTCAGGATCATTCCTCCCAGTTCGGCATGGGTGATGCCCAGGATATCTTTTTCCGCCTCCACAAACGAGGCCTTCTCCTGGGTGACCTTGGCCATAATCAGCTCAAAATCATCGGAAACGAAACTACTTAAAAAACGTTTGCCGATATCATGAAGCAGGCCGGCGGTAAAAGCGGTGCCCGGCTCCACCTCCTTGATCTTCCCCACCAGGTGTTTGGCCAGCACCCCCACCGCCACTGAATGGCGCCACAGCTCCCCCTGTTCCAAGGCATAGCCGGCCCCCACCTCTCCCTTAAAATAAGCGGCACTGCTGCTGGCGACAATGATTTCCTTCAAGGGCTCATGGCCGATCATCACCAGGGCTTCGTTGAGCGAGGAAACCTTCCTGGCCAGGCCGTAATAGGGTGAGTTGCAGATCTTGAGCACGTTGGCGGTGATCACCTGATCATACTGGATCACCTCGGCCAGGGTTTTGGCCTCCACCTCAGGGTCGGTCAGCAACTCCATAACCCGCCGAGCCACCTTGGGAAAGGGTTGCACGAACTCTATCAAGTTTACAATTTCTTCAACTCTGCTCATAGTTCGAACTCTCCCCGCCCGGAAACCTTCAGCATGGTCCGCCCGGTACCCACCTCGATGCTGACGGTGCGGTTGCCGGACTCGCCGACATCTTCGGCGGTCACCATGATCTTATTTTTCCAGAAAATCTTCCGCAGCACCGCATAATTACGCTTACCGATATTAAAAATACCGGAACTGTCCATAATTTGCGACCCCCCTACCACTTTTACCACCAGACGGCTCTTGGTCGCTCCGTACTTATAAGTCTCTTTGAACAACCGGGGGATGCCGGTATCGGCAAACATGAAAGGTTTAAGCTGGGCCTTCTCCTTGTCCAGGGAAGAGTCGGGCAGCATATAATGGAGCATACCGGCGACCTTGGCCACCGGGTCCCAGATCACCACGCCGATACAGGAACCCAACGAATAGGTGATCAACACATCCTCAGGATTGTTGCTCACCTTCATATCCGAAATACCAACCACGATTTTCATGCCACCTGGATCCTCTCACCCCCCTCAGGGCTTGCCACCATCGGTTCGCGCCCGCTGTTTATGTTATGCTCTTCTGCTCTGATTTATTGCCGGTCCGGCGCCCCGCTCAACCTGCTTTCCGGTAAACCGTGGAAGCCGCCGGCACAAAATTGTGCTTCAAGCTGGAAATACTCTCCGAGTGCCCGATAAACAGGTACCCCCCGGGAGCCAAAGATTGATAAAATTTGTTAACCAACTGCTGCTGGGTCTCCCGGTTAAAATAAATCATTACGTTACGGCAGAAGATAATATCCAGCGAGCCG
This window encodes:
- a CDS encoding protein-glutamate methylesterase/protein-glutamine glutaminase; the encoded protein is MRKIRVLVVDDSAVVRKVFTEELSREKDIEVVATAPDPYVARDKIVELKPDVITLDIEMPRMDGITFLRKLMRYLPLPVIIVSSLTREGGSLALEAMEIGAVEVISKPGEAYSVGDMSAQLAEKIRAAAQVDVSQRRRVITQPRSVAPKLSLTRTTNKLIAIGASTGGTEALKEVLTQFPPNSPGIMIVQHMPAKFTTSFAERLDSLCQIRVKEAEDGDAVVPGTALLAPGNYHMVMRRSGARYYVNIKSGPMVCYQRPAVDVLFNSVAAYGGANAIGVILTGMGKDGAQGMLKMKEAGARTIAQDEASSVVFGMPKEAIELGCVDKILPLKDIPAQVLKFLENE
- a CDS encoding chemotaxis protein CheX translates to MDEQFRQMIYDTFSEVFETMFFTFLEPIDELPGAAAFSGDDDYIQANIAYHGPESGSFTLCLPRRLARNITMNFLGVDEGEVSEAQMLDTAKETANMAVGSLLGRVDPGGEARLHIPEAHLLDEFSVRELLEQPGVLLFNTDFGSLWVVFSK
- a CDS encoding response regulator, which gives rise to MAFNILVADDSATMRVVIKKTVEMAGVPVGEFFDAAHGKEAMEILENKWVDVILSDINMPVMGGMELLSTVKQHEEFRHIPVVFITTESSAARMDEARQLGVDGYVKKPFQPETIKSILYDVLEKAFQHKIETPSQPAADDDGMDF
- a CDS encoding HDOD domain-containing protein, with translation MSRVEEIVNLIEFVQPFPKVARRVMELLTDPEVEAKTLAEVIQYDQVITANVLKICNSPYYGLARKVSSLNEALVMIGHEPLKEIIVASSSAAYFKGEVGAGYALEQGELWRHSVAVGVLAKHLVGKIKEVEPGTAFTAGLLHDIGKRFLSSFVSDDFELIMAKVTQEKASFVEAEKDILGITHAELGGMILKRWDFPDEMQRAVQLHHDPEALAGEPLTALVALSNALVISAGIGVGADGLATRLKGEGLRRFGISQPHLDLAMVSLLEELEQAEELLRL
- a CDS encoding chemotaxis protein CheD, which gives rise to MKIVVGISDMKVSNNPEDVLITYSLGSCIGVVIWDPVAKVAGMLHYMLPDSSLDKEKAQLKPFMFADTGIPRLFKETYKYGATKSRLVVKVVGGSQIMDSSGIFNIGKRNYAVLRKIFWKNKIMVTAEDVGESGNRTVSIEVGTGRTMLKVSGRGEFEL